One region of Carya illinoinensis cultivar Pawnee chromosome 8, C.illinoinensisPawnee_v1, whole genome shotgun sequence genomic DNA includes:
- the LOC122318489 gene encoding uncharacterized protein LOC122318489 isoform X7, whose protein sequence is MIHKFPMAELSGTHTQILHSQSQSPSSSASGNEDGDVKELVGYREFQETMPLEDTVVLDSPLADTPLENLGFDTEPEGDVDCVVENLSAAAVSGYREEVVLDSEDEVVHGSKGANGVVDGKAGRRFTGNVLDFEKGQLGSPQKQLDDVVADSDDSAYEKRNEVSSIDFRSSGRVGSPSHSPDCNQNLRLNYVGSQEPGESSQANALDIVDHFLSLNNVDSSPGVNHRAVIRAKSSSVSSAKGRQSLAKRLPLKTPIVKAGTFEWTDSDQHNGSEFFHNRKESSFDFGGYRHQEDRNLHREGGSSLVHKHEENNEVSDLHKEMVSTYSNSRSALCSSREVSREVQVIGNITIKEVDDQFDPRLTGQQLEAGDVGGDTSNMFDIGFSTQVAAEAMEALACGPPAGFNYGDAFQGPENTLDHSPRGLIRNETHLGCSSFPQSAWSDRADIGKHSKQRKRSAKRLNRGSFDKFQIQSENKELDPKLAITTKVKVGKSSVERQLSCGNSTEANESLGRRSGKSSKQRNAKRSSGGTKLRELEVDRGTSFLGEPILFGKGQPQGKCMKLSHVAHRTRQQMSEDTLVRTKGQLDNAGETIRGGKIIQYRRKRSRLAAHPVEVLRNKDESDNPGESIKDGSVIQYKRKRRCLAADPVKALWTRDKSDNPGERTNNGSIIQYRRKKSRLDADPVEVLRTKDQSDNPGERRYDSSIVQYRIKSHLAADPVDVLSVREKCSKLDYNLCRDAGHCKLNQRDQSVQEVTGIASYLRSNLWRHPRGKRTSRNVRSHSNRLNSIYTPLLTIYGKESNIHSCKSQKRPEDNDKVKGKAGSSIYTYPHWRSSENDSDRSLSGKKFDKLGSIGAMSNCESAVIDATMFPAGFCRARTLMQPGNLNGKDSMSFADDGEKTHKLEVLSNKSIETSGSESTVTFSSIKGISEAAANCMFYDYHRKPCNKNLPKSSLLKEIMIIGVRESRPDLAWKDLRKRRDMAHVQVLFSQHLDNNIIKQQKKILARLGMSVASCSRDATHFIADKFARTRNMLEAIALGKPVVTHLWLENCGQASCLIDEKNFILRDYKKEKEIGFSMPVSLARASQHPLLKGQRVLITPSIKPDREMITGLVKAVHGQLVERSQISAGNDDLDDLLILACEEDHAICRPFLMRGAAIYCSELVLNGIVVQKLEYERHKLFTNQVKRKQSAT, encoded by the exons ATGATTCACAAGTTCCCAATGGCTGAACTCAGTGGCACTCACACTCAGATTCTTCACTCTCAGTCTCAGTCCCCTTCATCATCAGCATCTG GAAATGAAGATGGTGATGTTAAAGAACTAGTTGGCTACCGGGAATTCCAGGAAACCATGCCTTTGGAAGATACGGTTGTACTTGATAGTCCCTTGGCCGACACCCCGTTGGAGAATCTGGGCTTTGACACAGAGCCTGAAGGTGATGTGGATTGCGTTGTAGAGAACCTGAGTGCTGCTGCAGTAAGTGGGTATAGGGAAGAAGTGGTGCTTGACAGTGAGGATGAAGTAGTACATGGAAGTAAAGGGGCTAATGGCGTAGTGGATGGTAAAGCTGGTAGAAGATTCACGGGGAATGTGCTGGACTTTGAGAAGGGGCAGCTTGGTTCACCTCAGAAGCAATTGGACGACGTGGTGGCAGATTCTGATGACTCTGCTTATGAAAAGA GGAATGAAGTATCTTCTATCGATTTCAGGAGCAGTGGTAGGGTGGGAAGTCCATCTCATTCACCCGATTGTAATCAGAACTTAAGGTTAAACTATGTTGGGTCTCAAGAACCTGGGGAGTCATCTCAAGCAAATGCGCTTGATATTGTGGATCACTTTTTGTCATTGAACAATGTTGACTCCTCTCCAGGAGTTAACCATCGAGCTGTTATTAGGGCAAAATCATCTTCTGTCTCTAGTGCAAAGGGACGTCAAAGTTTGGCTAAGAGACTTCCACTTAAGACCCCAATTGTAAAAGCAGGAACCTTTGAATGGACTGATAGTGACCAGCATAATGGGAGTGAGTTTTTTCATAATAGGAAGGAGTCgtcttttgattttggtggCTACAGGCATCAGGAGGATAGGAATCTTCACAGGGAGGGAGGTAGCAGCTTAGTTCACAAGCATGAAGAGAACAATGAGGTTTCTGATCTCCATAAGGAAATGGTCTCGACTTATAGCAATTCCAGATCTGCATTGTGTAGCTCGAGAGAGGTTAGCAGGGAAGTACAAGTGATTGGAAATATCACCATTAAGGAAGTTGATGATCAGTTCGATCCAAGGTTGACAGGACAGCAATTGGAAGCTGGTGATGTAGGAGGAGATACGTCCAACATGTTTGATATTGGTTTTAGCACTCAAGTGGCTGCTGAAGCTATGGAAGCTCTAGCATGTGGCCCCCCTGCTGGTTTCAACTATGGTGATGCTTTTCAAGGTCCAGAAAACACCCTTGATCATTCTCCCAGGGGTTTAATTAGGAATGAAACCCATTTAGGATGTTCTTCCTTTCCACAGAGTGCTTGGTCTGATAGAGCAGACATAGGAAAACATTCAAAGCAAAGAAAGCGTTCTGCTAAAAGGCTTAACAGAGGAAGCTTTGATAAATTTCAGATTCAGTCTGAAAATAAGGAGTTAGATCCCAAGTTGGCAATAACAACAAAAGTGAAGGTAGGCAAGTCCTCTGTTGAGAGACAGCTGAGTTGTGGAAATTCCACTGAGGCAAATGAGAGTTTAGGGAGAAGATCTGGTAAGTCTAGCAAACAAAGGAATGCAAAGAGATCTTCAGGTGGAACTAAACTTAGAGAGTTGGAGGTTGATAGGGGTACATCTTTCTTGGGTGAACCTATCTTATTTGGCAAAGGACAGCCTCAAGGGAAGTGCATGAAGTTATCTCATGTTGCTCACCGAACCAGGCAGCAGATGTCAGAGGATACATTGGTAAGGACCAAGGGTCAATTAGATAATGCAGGAGAAACAATACGTGGTGGCAAAATAATTCAGTACAGAAGAAAGAGGAGCCGTTTAGCTGCTCATCCAGTTGAAGTTTTGAGGAACAAGGATGAATCAGATAATCCAGGAGAAAGTATAAAGGATGGTAGCGTAATTCAATACAAAAGAAAGAGGAGATGTTTAGCTGCTGATCCAGTTAAGGCTTTGTGGACCAGGGATAAATCAGATAATCCAGGAGAAAGAACAAATAATGGCAGTATAATTCAAtacagaagaaagaaaagccgTTTAGATGCTGATCCAGTTGAAGTGTTAAGGACCAAGGATCAATCAGATAATCCAGGAGAAAGGAGATATGATAGCAGTATAGTTCAATACAGAATAAAGAGCCATTTAGCTGCTGATCCAGTTGATGTTTTGAGTGTCAGAGAAAAATGTTCCAAATTGGATTATAATTTATGTAGGGACGCTGGACACTGCAAATTGAATCAACGAGATCAATCTGTTCAAGAGGTCACTGGCATTGCCAGTTATTTAAGATCAAATCTGTGGAGACATCCTAGAGGTAAAAGGACAAGTCGTAATGTACGAAGCCATTCAAATCGACTGAATAGCATATATACCCCATTGTTAACAATTTATGGAAAAGAAAGCAATATTCATTCTTGCAAAAGTCAGAAAAGGCCAGAAGACAATGACAAAGTGAAGGGGAAGGCAGGGTCCTCAATATATACTTATCCACATTGGCGTTCTTCAGAAAATGATTCTGACAGAAGCTTGTCAGGGAAGAAATTTGATAAGCTCGGCTCAATAGGTGCCATGTCTAACTGTGAATCAGCTGTAATCGATGCAACAATGTTTCCCGCAGGTTTCTGTAGAGCCAGGACCTTGATGCAACCTGGAAATCTAAATGGAAAAGATTCTATGTCATTTGCCGATGATGGAGAAAAGACCCATAAATTGGAAGTATTGTCAAACAAGAGTATTGAAACATCTGGTTCTGAAAGTACGGTGACATTTAGCTCCATCAAGGGCATAAGTGAGGCTGCAGCAAATTGTATGTTTTATGATTATCATAGAAAGCCATGCAACAAAAACCTACCAAAATCATCCTTGTTGAAAGAGATTATGATAATAGGCGTCCGGGAGTCAAGACCCGACCTTGCATGGAAAGACTTGAGAAAACGAAGAGATATGGCACATGTTCAAGTCTTGTTTAGCCAGCATTTGGACAACAATATCATCAAGCAGCAGAAAAAG ATTCTTGCACGACTGGGCATGTCTGTTGCATCATGTAGCAGGGATGCCACACATTTTATAGCTGACAAATTTGCACGTACAAGGAATATGTTGGAAGCTATTGCTCTAGGAAAACCCGTGGTGACACATTTATGGCTAGAGAATTGCGGACAAGCAAGCTGTCTCattgatgaaaaaaatttcatactGAGAgattataaaaaggaaaaggaaattgGCTTTAGCATGCCTGTTTCATTGGCTCGTGCAAGCCAACATCCACTTCTAAAG GGTCAAAGAGTCCTTATCACCCCCAGTATTAAACCTGATAGAGAAATGATTACTGGTTTGGTCAAGGCAGTTCATGGCCAG CTAGTGGAGAGAAGTCAGATATCTGCGGGAAACGATGACTTAGATGACCTTTTGATTCTTGCCTGTGAAGAAGATCATGCAATCTGTAGGCCCTTCCTTATGAGAG GTGCAGCCATTTACTGTTCAGAGCTTGTACTGAACGGGATAGTCGTTCAGAAGCTGGAATATGAAAG ACACAAGCTCTTCACAAATCAAGTGAAGAGGAAACAATCTGCTACTTGA
- the LOC122318489 gene encoding uncharacterized protein LOC122318489 isoform X8 codes for MIHKFPMAELSGTHTQILHSQSQSPSSSASGNEDGDVKELVGYREFQETMPLEDTVVLDSPLADTPLENLGFDTEPEGDVDCVVENLSAAAVSGYREEVVLDSEDEVVHGSKGANGVVDGKAGRRFTGNVLDFEKGQLGSPQKQLDDVVADSDDSAYEKRNEVSSIDFRSSGRVGSPSHSPDCNQNLRLNYVGSQEPGESSQANALDIVDHFLSLNNVDSSPGVNHRAVIRAKSSSVSSAKGRQSLAKRLPLKTPIVKAGTFEWTDSDQHNGSEFFHNRKESSFDFGGYRHQEDRNLHREGGSSLVHKHEENNEVSDLHKEMVSTYSNSRSALCSSREVSREVQVIGNITIKEVDDQFDPRLTGQQLEAGDVGGDTSNMFDIGFSTQVAAEAMEALACGPPAGFNYGDAFQGPENTLDHSPRGLIRNETHLGCSSFPQSAWSDRADIGKHSKQRKRSAKRLNRGSFDKFQIQSENKELDPKLAITTKVKVGKSSVERQLSCGNSTEANESLGRRSGKSSKQRNAKRSSGGTKLRELEVDRGTSFLGEPILFGKGQPQGKCMKLSHVAHRTRQQMSEDTLVRTKGQLDNAGETIRGGKIIQYRRKRSRLAAHPVEVLRNKDESDNPGESIKDGSVIQYKRKRRCLAADPVKALWTRDKSDNPGERTNNGSIIQYRRKKSRLDADPVEVLRTKDQSDNPGERRYDSSIVQYRIKSHLAADPVDVLSVREKCSKLDYNLCRDAGHCKLNQRDQSVQEVTGIASYLRSNLWRHPRGKRTSRNVRSHSNRLNSIYTPLLTIYGKESNIHSCKSQKRPEDNDKVKGKAGSSIYTYPHWRSSENDSDRSLSGKKFDKLGSIGAMSNCESAVIDATMFPAGFCRARTLMQPGNLNGKDSMSFADDGEKTHKLEVLSNKSIETSGSESTVTFSSIKGISEAAANCMFYDYHRKPCNKNLPKSSLLKEIMIIGVRESRPDLAWKDLRKRRDMAHVQVLFSQHLDNNIIKQQKKLVERSQISAGNDDLDDLLILACEEDHAICRPFLMRGAAIYCSELVLNGIVVQKLEYERHKLFTNQVKRKQSAT; via the exons ATGATTCACAAGTTCCCAATGGCTGAACTCAGTGGCACTCACACTCAGATTCTTCACTCTCAGTCTCAGTCCCCTTCATCATCAGCATCTG GAAATGAAGATGGTGATGTTAAAGAACTAGTTGGCTACCGGGAATTCCAGGAAACCATGCCTTTGGAAGATACGGTTGTACTTGATAGTCCCTTGGCCGACACCCCGTTGGAGAATCTGGGCTTTGACACAGAGCCTGAAGGTGATGTGGATTGCGTTGTAGAGAACCTGAGTGCTGCTGCAGTAAGTGGGTATAGGGAAGAAGTGGTGCTTGACAGTGAGGATGAAGTAGTACATGGAAGTAAAGGGGCTAATGGCGTAGTGGATGGTAAAGCTGGTAGAAGATTCACGGGGAATGTGCTGGACTTTGAGAAGGGGCAGCTTGGTTCACCTCAGAAGCAATTGGACGACGTGGTGGCAGATTCTGATGACTCTGCTTATGAAAAGA GGAATGAAGTATCTTCTATCGATTTCAGGAGCAGTGGTAGGGTGGGAAGTCCATCTCATTCACCCGATTGTAATCAGAACTTAAGGTTAAACTATGTTGGGTCTCAAGAACCTGGGGAGTCATCTCAAGCAAATGCGCTTGATATTGTGGATCACTTTTTGTCATTGAACAATGTTGACTCCTCTCCAGGAGTTAACCATCGAGCTGTTATTAGGGCAAAATCATCTTCTGTCTCTAGTGCAAAGGGACGTCAAAGTTTGGCTAAGAGACTTCCACTTAAGACCCCAATTGTAAAAGCAGGAACCTTTGAATGGACTGATAGTGACCAGCATAATGGGAGTGAGTTTTTTCATAATAGGAAGGAGTCgtcttttgattttggtggCTACAGGCATCAGGAGGATAGGAATCTTCACAGGGAGGGAGGTAGCAGCTTAGTTCACAAGCATGAAGAGAACAATGAGGTTTCTGATCTCCATAAGGAAATGGTCTCGACTTATAGCAATTCCAGATCTGCATTGTGTAGCTCGAGAGAGGTTAGCAGGGAAGTACAAGTGATTGGAAATATCACCATTAAGGAAGTTGATGATCAGTTCGATCCAAGGTTGACAGGACAGCAATTGGAAGCTGGTGATGTAGGAGGAGATACGTCCAACATGTTTGATATTGGTTTTAGCACTCAAGTGGCTGCTGAAGCTATGGAAGCTCTAGCATGTGGCCCCCCTGCTGGTTTCAACTATGGTGATGCTTTTCAAGGTCCAGAAAACACCCTTGATCATTCTCCCAGGGGTTTAATTAGGAATGAAACCCATTTAGGATGTTCTTCCTTTCCACAGAGTGCTTGGTCTGATAGAGCAGACATAGGAAAACATTCAAAGCAAAGAAAGCGTTCTGCTAAAAGGCTTAACAGAGGAAGCTTTGATAAATTTCAGATTCAGTCTGAAAATAAGGAGTTAGATCCCAAGTTGGCAATAACAACAAAAGTGAAGGTAGGCAAGTCCTCTGTTGAGAGACAGCTGAGTTGTGGAAATTCCACTGAGGCAAATGAGAGTTTAGGGAGAAGATCTGGTAAGTCTAGCAAACAAAGGAATGCAAAGAGATCTTCAGGTGGAACTAAACTTAGAGAGTTGGAGGTTGATAGGGGTACATCTTTCTTGGGTGAACCTATCTTATTTGGCAAAGGACAGCCTCAAGGGAAGTGCATGAAGTTATCTCATGTTGCTCACCGAACCAGGCAGCAGATGTCAGAGGATACATTGGTAAGGACCAAGGGTCAATTAGATAATGCAGGAGAAACAATACGTGGTGGCAAAATAATTCAGTACAGAAGAAAGAGGAGCCGTTTAGCTGCTCATCCAGTTGAAGTTTTGAGGAACAAGGATGAATCAGATAATCCAGGAGAAAGTATAAAGGATGGTAGCGTAATTCAATACAAAAGAAAGAGGAGATGTTTAGCTGCTGATCCAGTTAAGGCTTTGTGGACCAGGGATAAATCAGATAATCCAGGAGAAAGAACAAATAATGGCAGTATAATTCAAtacagaagaaagaaaagccgTTTAGATGCTGATCCAGTTGAAGTGTTAAGGACCAAGGATCAATCAGATAATCCAGGAGAAAGGAGATATGATAGCAGTATAGTTCAATACAGAATAAAGAGCCATTTAGCTGCTGATCCAGTTGATGTTTTGAGTGTCAGAGAAAAATGTTCCAAATTGGATTATAATTTATGTAGGGACGCTGGACACTGCAAATTGAATCAACGAGATCAATCTGTTCAAGAGGTCACTGGCATTGCCAGTTATTTAAGATCAAATCTGTGGAGACATCCTAGAGGTAAAAGGACAAGTCGTAATGTACGAAGCCATTCAAATCGACTGAATAGCATATATACCCCATTGTTAACAATTTATGGAAAAGAAAGCAATATTCATTCTTGCAAAAGTCAGAAAAGGCCAGAAGACAATGACAAAGTGAAGGGGAAGGCAGGGTCCTCAATATATACTTATCCACATTGGCGTTCTTCAGAAAATGATTCTGACAGAAGCTTGTCAGGGAAGAAATTTGATAAGCTCGGCTCAATAGGTGCCATGTCTAACTGTGAATCAGCTGTAATCGATGCAACAATGTTTCCCGCAGGTTTCTGTAGAGCCAGGACCTTGATGCAACCTGGAAATCTAAATGGAAAAGATTCTATGTCATTTGCCGATGATGGAGAAAAGACCCATAAATTGGAAGTATTGTCAAACAAGAGTATTGAAACATCTGGTTCTGAAAGTACGGTGACATTTAGCTCCATCAAGGGCATAAGTGAGGCTGCAGCAAATTGTATGTTTTATGATTATCATAGAAAGCCATGCAACAAAAACCTACCAAAATCATCCTTGTTGAAAGAGATTATGATAATAGGCGTCCGGGAGTCAAGACCCGACCTTGCATGGAAAGACTTGAGAAAACGAAGAGATATGGCACATGTTCAAGTCTTGTTTAGCCAGCATTTGGACAACAATATCATCAAGCAGCAGAAAAAG CTAGTGGAGAGAAGTCAGATATCTGCGGGAAACGATGACTTAGATGACCTTTTGATTCTTGCCTGTGAAGAAGATCATGCAATCTGTAGGCCCTTCCTTATGAGAG GTGCAGCCATTTACTGTTCAGAGCTTGTACTGAACGGGATAGTCGTTCAGAAGCTGGAATATGAAAG ACACAAGCTCTTCACAAATCAAGTGAAGAGGAAACAATCTGCTACTTGA